The sequence below is a genomic window from Thalassomonas haliotis.
CTTATTGCCAGTGCCAGGGCTCCGGAGACAACGGCTGCGCCCCCCATATCACATTTCATGTCAAACATACCGGCGCTGGGTTTTATGCTGTAGCCGCCACTGTCAAAGGTGATGCCTTTACCCACCAAACTGGCCGCCACCGGCGCCTGACTGTCACCTGTGGGGTTATAATCAAGTATCATCAAACAGGGGGGATTGATACTGCCTTTACCGACATTATAAATCCCGGTCCAGCCCTGCTGTTCTAATGCTTCCCCGGAGATCGTTTCTATTGATACATGCTCCGGTGCCTGCGCCTTAATGTACTCGCCCGCCAGCTCTGCCAGTTTCAACGGATATAACTGGGAAGGCGTTTGATTGGTCAGATCCCGGCTCCAGGCAAAAATGTCCAGTTTCTCTGCCAGCTGCTGAGCCCGGGATCCGGTAAATTCAACATTGGTGAGTTTACCGACACAGGTAAAGCCCATAGCGAATGCCCACTGGCTCTCTTCTGTCCATAAATCGCCGGTTAATTTCGCGCTATCTATGCCCAGGCCTTCTATTTTGCGCCCGGCCCTTTGGATATCCCTTAACGACAATTCCTGCCCGTCTTTAAGGCAGATATGAATTTCATTCTTAAAAATCTGTACCGTATTATCCGCCTGCCAGCCTTCTGACACCGGGATATTGGTTAATATGATATTGGTTGTTTTGCTCATTATTTTTCCTTCACTGGACGTTATCTGCCTTAGTCTATCTTAATAACAGCGATTTTTTGCAATATTAGTAATAAAAATGATATTTATAGCCTTTTCCACCTTGCCAACAAAATAACCCTATGCAATTAGCCTTACAAAGCGCCACCTTATTAAAACGTTATAAACGCTTTTTAGCGGATATAGAATTTCCCGGCGGCGAGCAAACCACCATACATTGTGCCAATACCGGCGCCATGACCGGGTGCGCCGATCCCGGCAATACCGTCTGGTACAGCCAGTCGGACAACCCGAAACGCAAATATCCCTTCAGCTGGGAGCTGTCGCAAACGCCGGCACAAGATATCATTTGCGTCAATACCATACGTGCCAATCAACTGGTGGAAGAAGCCATAGTTGCCGGAAGCATAAAAGAGCTAACCGGCTACGATGAACTCAGGCGGGAAGTCAAATACGGCAGTGAAAACAGCAAAATCGATTTTTACCTGTCCAGCCCCGGAAAAACCGAGACCTATATCGAAGTAAAAAGCGTCACCCTGCTCACCGACGGCCAGGGTTATTTTCCCGATGCCGTTACTACGCGCGGACAAAAACACCTGAGAGAATTAACCGAGCTGGCGACACAAGGCAAAAGAGCGGTATTATTTTTTGCGGTATTGCACAGCGGCATCAATTCGGTGAAAGCGGCGGACCATGTAGATCCGCTTTACGGCGAGTTATTGGCAGAAGCCATCAAAGCCGGGGTAGAAATTTTGGCCTATAAGGCGAGCTTTAGCCAAGGTGATAAAGTAACCGAGATCCGTTTAAGCCAGAGCCTTGATTTTAATCAGTAACATTAAATTTTACGGTACTTTTATGGTACTATAGTGGAATTATATTTGACTGACGGTGTCAATCATTGATAGAAAGGGCTGATTGAGAGCCTGATTGGCAATCAGATTGAAAGCCAGGTTAAAAAAACTGACTAGCAAGTGTTCTCGAAACAGATAACAGCGCCGGTAAATTAATCTTGATAATTAATGATTTTATCATATTTATAAAAGATTGATTTATAATGAATATGGTTTTTTTTGCAATTAAGCCTTGATATTTATTTGCACCGGCACAATATAGGCCTGATACCAATGGTCTATTTAATATTGGCAATTGCAACCACGTGGTTTTAACGGGTATACGCAATAGAGTGCGCTTTACCCGCTAAATTAAGGTCACTTTGGTCTATGTAGCATTAGGAGATTCAGCATGCCAAACAGTAAAAATAAAGCATTAGGCATCCTAGCATTAGCCGGCGTTGAGCCGTATCAGGAAAAGCCTAACGAAGAATACATGAACGTTGAGCAACTGGAGCATTTTAAAAAAATACTCGATGCTTGGCGGGTTCAACTCAGAGAAGAAGTTGACCGTACAGTAACCCATATGCAAGATGAAGCGGCCAACTTCCCAGACCCGGTAGATCGTGCAGCCCAGGAAGAAGAGTTCAGCCTGGAATTACGCACCCGGGATCGCGAACGTAAGTTGATCAAGAAAATTGAGAAAACTTTACAATTAATCGAAGAAGATGAATTCGGTTTCTGTAAGTCTTGCGGCATCGAAATCGGCATTCGCCGCCTTGAAGCCCGTCCGACCGCAGACCTTTGTATTGAATGTAAAACCTTACAGGAAATCAAAGAGCGCCAGATGGCAGGTTAATAACCGGCTTTTCTATGGTATTACCGCTCCCCCGGCGACCACAGTCTACTTATCGTGGTCGCTTTGCTCCTTCTCCCTCCGGATTATTACACTTTGGCTCCTTGATCTCGGCCCTAGCCAGCTACCTGCATGCCAAAAGCTGCCAGGGAAAATGGCTGGTACGCATCGAAGACATAGATCCCCCCAGGGAACAGGCAGGTGCCAGTTCAGCCATTTTAACCACCCTGGAAGCTTTCGGTTTACACTGGGATGAAGAGGTGCTTTACCAGAGCCGACAAACCCAGGTTTACCTGGATGTGCTGGACTATCTCAAACAACAAAAACTCAGTTATTTTTGCCAGTGTACCCGGGCAGAAATCAAGGCCGCCGGCGGTATTTATCCGGGAGTCTGCAAATCCCGGGACCATCCTGCCGCCAACAGTGCCATCCGTTTAATCAATTCCGCCGGCCATTATCAATACCAGGACATTTTTCAGGGACCTGTCAGCTGCGATCCCGCGCTGGCACGGGAAGATTTTATCCTGCTGCGCAAAGACGGCCTGTTTGCCTACCAGCTGGCGGTTGTCGTTGACGATATTTGCCAGGGTATCAGCCATGTTATCCGCGGCTGCGATTTACTTGAACCCACGGCAAGACAGTTAAGCTTTTATCATATCCTCGGGCAGCCAAGTCCCCGATATGGCCATGTACCGTTAGCCGTAACCAATGAAGGTTATAAACTCAGCAAGCAAAACAAGGCGCCGGCAATCGATAATCAGCGTCCGCAACCGGCACTGATCGCTGCATTAACTTTCCTCGGCCAGGCGGTACCGCCAGAGCTGATTTCCTGTTCGGTTGAAGAGATAATTAGCTGGGCCATCAGGCACTGGAGCCTGGATAAAGTGCCGAGAAAACAGCAAATCACCTTACCCGAATAAATCGGGATAAAAGCAATCTTTGCAAAGAAGCGGATAAATTCGGCAAAGATCACTAAATAGTGCGGTTTTTTCATTCTCTTTTGCCCTGTGCTGTTATATCATTGCGCGATAATTTCTAGCGAAAATGCGCATAACCTTGAGGTCAAAAATTATCAAAAGCGTGATTAATTTGTGTAAAAAAGTTCTGGGAAGAAAAACCAACAAAACGGAAAAGACAGCAACATTTTCCAACCCGGTAGTTTTAACACGTGATCAACACCCTGTTTCCCGAAAACATATCAGCACCAATGCCTTAAAAGTACTGTATCGTCTCAACAAAGGCGGTTACGACGCTTACCTGGTGGGCGGCGGCGTCAGGGATATTATTTTGGGGCTGGAGCCTAAAGATTTTGATATCGCCACCAATGCCACCCC
It includes:
- the pepB gene encoding aminopeptidase PepB, with protein sequence MSKTTNIILTNIPVSEGWQADNTVQIFKNEIHICLKDGQELSLRDIQRAGRKIEGLGIDSAKLTGDLWTEESQWAFAMGFTCVGKLTNVEFTGSRAQQLAEKLDIFAWSRDLTNQTPSQLYPLKLAELAGEYIKAQAPEHVSIETISGEALEQQGWTGIYNVGKGSINPPCLMILDYNPTGDSQAPVAASLVGKGITFDSGGYSIKPSAGMFDMKCDMGGAAVVSGALALAISQGLDKRVKLFLCCAENMVSSHAYKLGDILTYKNGLTVEVANTDAEGRLVLADGLLAAAEADSGLIINAATLTGAAMMATGGDYTALFGLDADLMAQAKAEAVKSNEPVWQLPLERWHQDKCSSVFADTANSRTQKGGGAGGASNAAGFLARFVPNEGRGWLHMDLAAAYNGSANSLWAAGGTGQGIATIAALIGDKA
- the sfsA gene encoding DNA/RNA nuclease SfsA; its protein translation is MQLALQSATLLKRYKRFLADIEFPGGEQTTIHCANTGAMTGCADPGNTVWYSQSDNPKRKYPFSWELSQTPAQDIICVNTIRANQLVEEAIVAGSIKELTGYDELRREVKYGSENSKIDFYLSSPGKTETYIEVKSVTLLTDGQGYFPDAVTTRGQKHLRELTELATQGKRAVLFFAVLHSGINSVKAADHVDPLYGELLAEAIKAGVEILAYKASFSQGDKVTEIRLSQSLDFNQ
- the dksA gene encoding RNA polymerase-binding protein DksA, which encodes MPNSKNKALGILALAGVEPYQEKPNEEYMNVEQLEHFKKILDAWRVQLREEVDRTVTHMQDEAANFPDPVDRAAQEEEFSLELRTRDRERKLIKKIEKTLQLIEEDEFGFCKSCGIEIGIRRLEARPTADLCIECKTLQEIKERQMAG
- the gluQRS gene encoding tRNA glutamyl-Q(34) synthetase GluQRS, giving the protein MVLPLPRRPQSTYRGRFAPSPSGLLHFGSLISALASYLHAKSCQGKWLVRIEDIDPPREQAGASSAILTTLEAFGLHWDEEVLYQSRQTQVYLDVLDYLKQQKLSYFCQCTRAEIKAAGGIYPGVCKSRDHPAANSAIRLINSAGHYQYQDIFQGPVSCDPALAREDFILLRKDGLFAYQLAVVVDDICQGISHVIRGCDLLEPTARQLSFYHILGQPSPRYGHVPLAVTNEGYKLSKQNKAPAIDNQRPQPALIAALTFLGQAVPPELISCSVEEIISWAIRHWSLDKVPRKQQITLPE